The region AATCCCGGCAACTTTTATCAATAGCTCCCTTACACCCGACGAACAACAGATACGCTTAAACAACATGGCAAACCAACAATACAAATTTGTCTATGTTGCCCCGGAACGGTTTGAATCAGGAAGCTTTGTCAATGTCGTCAAACGCATACCTTTGTCATTGGTCGCCTTTGATGAAGCACACTGCATTTCGCAATGGGGGCATGATTTTCGTCCAAGCTATCGATCTATCGTTCCCAATTTAACCCAGCTGACGAATATCCCGGTTTTTATTGCGCTAACAGCAACGGCTACCGAGGAAGTGATTACCGATATCCAATCATTGCTGCATATTGATGATGCACATGTTGTTAACACTGGCTTTGAACGGGATAACCTGTCTTTTCATGTTGTTAAAGGAAAAGACAAGATGACCTATGTTCGCTCCTTTTTAAAAGAACACGGATCGGAATCGGGAATTATTTATACAGCAACCAGAAAACAAGCTGATACATTATATGAGCAATTAACACGCAGAGGAGTTGCCTGTGAAAAATATCATGCCGGGATGAGTGAAGATGAACGAAAACGTGCCCAAGCCGCATTTATCCAGGACGAAAAAACAGTCATGATCGCAACGAATGCATTTGGGATGGGCATTGACAAATCCAACGTCCGCTACGTCATTCATTATGCAATGCCAATGACTATTGAATCGTATTACCAGGAAGCTGGCCGCGCGGGACGAGATGGCGAGCCAAGTGACTGTATTCTGTTATTTTCGCCACAGGATGTACAACTGCAGAAATTCCTGATTGAGCAATCCCTGATGGATGAAGAGCAAAAACACGATGAATACCGAAAATTACAGGCGATGATCAACTACTGTCATACCCATAGCTGCCTGACAACGTTCATCCTGGAGTATTTCAATGATCATCCCGTGAAGAAAACCTGTAATCACTGCAGCAACTGCCTGAACCGTCAAGAAAAAAGCGACATCACCGAAGAGGCGCAAATGATTCTTTCCTGTGTCAAACGCATGGGTGAACGTTTTGGCGTGGGCATGACCGCCAAAGTATTAAAAGGGTCTAATGATAAAAAATTACATAACTTTGGTTTCCATCGTCTGACAACATACGGTATCCTTTCCGCTTATACGGAAAAAGAATTAACTGAACGAATTCACTTTCTTGTTGCGGAAAGACTGCTTGACATTGAGGAAGGACGATACCCGACATTAAAGTTAAATCAGGCCTCCGTAGATGTGCTTAAGGGTAAACGAACTGTCACGATTTATACCGCGCCCATTCCAACCGGCGAGGAAGCTGATTATCAAATGGGTCTATTCCAGCAACTGCGGACATTACGTAAACAGCTTGCCGATGAAAAAGGAGTTCCACCATATGTGTTGTTCTCTGATGCGACATTGAAAGAACTGAGCCGCTACTTTCCGGATACGAAGGAAGACATGCTCACTATTAAAGGCGTGGGCGAAAAGAAATATGAACAATATGGCGAGGTATTTTTAGATGTTATCGTTAAGTGGCGTGCGGAAAACCCGGATGTAAAACCAAAAATCCGTATATCTGATTCCGTTACTGCAAAACCTGCGAAACGCAAATATGACGATGCAGGTCCAAGCCATATGGTCAGCTTTCAACTGTTTCAATCAGGCAAATCAATTAAAGACATTGCAACTATACGAGAGCTTTCCCCACAAACCATTGAAGGACACATATTTAAAGCATTCAAAGACGGATACCCTATCGCCTGGAATATCTTTTTTAATCCGGACGAAGAAGCAGCAGTTCTGGCAGCCCGAGAAAAAATCGATGAACCTAAACTAAAACCATTACGTGAAGCACTATCCGAAGATTATAGCTATACAACAATCAAAGCCGTATTAGTCAAAAACGGGTATATGTAATGAACCAGAGGGGACAGGCACCGCGTCCCTCTGCCCTTGTTTGTGCCTGGCTTGATATGCTTGTGCAAGCTTGGTGTTGGTGGATTACTCTCTGATAAGGCACTATTTTGCGGTTTATTCCCAACTCCATTTTGTGTCATCCCTGTCATGCAAAAACGAAGAAATGCTTTTTCATTTATTATTTCATATCAAACGCCCATGTACCATGACGGAAAACAGCATCCGTTGTACCGTCTTCCTTCACGCCGTCAATATCCAGTTTCTCGGAACCAATCATAAAGTCAACATGGTTTAGGCTGTCATTCACTCCATGCTGATCAAGCTCTTCTTCCGACATATCCGCGCCGCCTTCCAGATTTGTCGGATAAGCCTTTCCAAGTGCAATGTGGCAAGAAGCATTTTCATCAAACAACGTATTATAAAAAATCAAACCGGACTGTGATACAGGTGATTCATGCGGTACAAGTGCCACTTCACCCAACCGGCGGGAACCTTCATCCGTGTCAAGCAAGTGTTTCAATGTATCTTCTCCCTGTTCCGCTTTAAAATCAACCACTTTCCCATCTTTAAATGTCAAAGTGAAGTTATCGATTAAGCTACCACCATAATTTAGCGGTTTTGTACTTGATACCGTACCATTCACGCCATATTTATGTGGAAGCGTAAAAACTTCTTCCGTTGGCATATTTGGATTGAAGGTAATTCCCTTTTCTGATATAGCAGATCCACCCTTCCAAATATGTCCCTTTGGCAACGCTATTTCCAAATCGGTTCCTGGCGCTTTATAAATCAACTTTTGATAATTTTTCTTGTTTAATTTTTTACGAGCAGTTATCAATGCTGCATTATGTTCCTCCCAGGCAGCGATTGGATTATCGTTGTCAACGCGGACAATCTTAACAATCGTATCCCACAGACTTTCGATGGCATCTTCCTTACTTTTATTCGGGAAAATCTTCTGTGCCCAGTCACCGGTTGGAATCGAAATGATCGACCAGGTTATCCGATCATTCATGATATACTGCTGGAAATTCCGCAATGCCTGCGCACCCGCTTTGCTTGCCTTGGCAACACGTGACGGGTCAATATCTTTTAATAAATCCGGGTTCGTCGAGCGAATCTCCAAGACAGCTGCTCCATCTTCTGCATATGTATCATGCAGCTTAACCTTCCATTCCGGATAATCAGCAATCACTTCATCTGGTGCATTTTCATAATAAAGTTTCGTCAGCGCATCATCACCCCAACTAACATGAACATCTTTTGCGTCTAATTCATATGCTTTGCGGACAACAATTCTAGTAAAATCAGCCCCTTCAATCGGTGCATTGATCATTAATGCCTGATCCTTTTGCAAATTCACTCCCGTCTTCAAGGCTAATTCAGCGTACTTTTCCTGCGTTTGTTTACTCACCATACTATTTCTACCTCCTAAATCGTATTCTTTTATTATTTCACAAAACATTAGGATTTCCAAATACTCAATTCCATCCCTACATGTCTATAGGTCAAATGTCTGAACTTCCGGTGTGTTGGATCATCATCGTTGACTGACCGGAACAACCGAGAATATTTTTCAATTAGTAAAAAACCAACTACACTAGTCTATTCCTTTCGTATCATAGGATCCAGTTTCCATTTACGGAAAAGCTTCCATGTGTTATCATTATATTAGGTTACTTTTCGTAATTACTTAATAAACCAGAGAGAAGGTGATCTTCATGGAAGAATTGTGTCCGCGTTTTGAAAAGGCCATGCAACTAATGAATAAACGCTGGGTAGGACTGATATTATTCGAACTATTAAAGGGAACGAAGCGTTTTTCGGAAATGGAATCGGACTTGCCCATCAGTGGAAGATTACTCTCTGACAGACTAAAAATGTTAGAAAAAGAAGGAATTGTAAAGCGGAATATTTATTCGGAGTTTCCGGTTCGCATTGAATATTGCTTATCTGAAAAAGGCAAAGCATTGGAACCAGTTATCAAGGCAATTCAATGCTGGGCAGAGGAATGGATTACGATGGATGAAGTAGCGGAAAAAAATAGTTAACAAGCAGGCCGTTGGTAAATTGCCTGCTTGTTAAGTACATCTTTAATTGTCTTCATTGCAATATAAATGGTTTTGTAAAAGGGCCAAGTTTAATTTTAGACTAACTCCTGTATATAGATAGGGTTAGTTTGGTTTTCCCTATCCAATCAAAAGTTCGTTGCTCTTTTTAAATGAAAGAATCTTTTTTATTCGACCACTTGTGTACTGGCGGGTTATCGATCTTTATCGTCTTTTTATTTTCCCAATCCTCTGTCTCAGTCCCATCAGCTTTCTCACTTATAAGATCATCGACCATCCACTTGCCCTTATGCTTGTCATACTTGAGCGTAAAATGACGTAAATTTTTATAGGAGACGTCAATAAAATCTTTTTCCTTTTCCATTTTAACCTTTTCATTATAAGAAACAAGTACAGACACTTCAGCCGTCCAATCCCCTTCAAACAAACTCAAATCTAAATCGTCCATATTAATTATCGACTCCAAAAATTGGGACTCCATATTTTTGACATGTCCCTTGATTGCCTTGAAGTCATCGTCAAGCCCAATAAGTTTCTTCTTAAAATCGTTGGTGCTATTCGTAAATTTATCGGGGTTGAAGCCGGACGTAACATAGACCGACATATCCTCGTTAAAATTGTTGGTCGCATTGATAATATCTTTTTCCACTTTTTTATTGCCACGGGCTAATTTCTCATCATCGATCAGGAAGCTGACGTCAGCATCACCCCACACATCCTTCTTTTCCTCTTTATCGAACGTACCGAGAGCGTTTTTCACGGTTGCTTTCACCTTATA is a window of Lentibacillus daqui DNA encoding:
- the recQ gene encoding DNA helicase RecQ, translated to MTKEENILQTYFGYETFRPGQKETINHVLQTNNTLAVMPTGGGKSLCYQIPGLSLDGCAIIISPLISLMKDQVDSLNALGIPATFINSSLTPDEQQIRLNNMANQQYKFVYVAPERFESGSFVNVVKRIPLSLVAFDEAHCISQWGHDFRPSYRSIVPNLTQLTNIPVFIALTATATEEVITDIQSLLHIDDAHVVNTGFERDNLSFHVVKGKDKMTYVRSFLKEHGSESGIIYTATRKQADTLYEQLTRRGVACEKYHAGMSEDERKRAQAAFIQDEKTVMIATNAFGMGIDKSNVRYVIHYAMPMTIESYYQEAGRAGRDGEPSDCILLFSPQDVQLQKFLIEQSLMDEEQKHDEYRKLQAMINYCHTHSCLTTFILEYFNDHPVKKTCNHCSNCLNRQEKSDITEEAQMILSCVKRMGERFGVGMTAKVLKGSNDKKLHNFGFHRLTTYGILSAYTEKELTERIHFLVAERLLDIEEGRYPTLKLNQASVDVLKGKRTVTIYTAPIPTGEEADYQMGLFQQLRTLRKQLADEKGVPPYVLFSDATLKELSRYFPDTKEDMLTIKGVGEKKYEQYGEVFLDVIVKWRAENPDVKPKIRISDSVTAKPAKRKYDDAGPSHMVSFQLFQSGKSIKDIATIRELSPQTIEGHIFKAFKDGYPIAWNIFFNPDEEAAVLAAREKIDEPKLKPLREALSEDYSYTTIKAVLVKNGYM
- a CDS encoding aminopeptidase: MVSKQTQEKYAELALKTGVNLQKDQALMINAPIEGADFTRIVVRKAYELDAKDVHVSWGDDALTKLYYENAPDEVIADYPEWKVKLHDTYAEDGAAVLEIRSTNPDLLKDIDPSRVAKASKAGAQALRNFQQYIMNDRITWSIISIPTGDWAQKIFPNKSKEDAIESLWDTIVKIVRVDNDNPIAAWEEHNAALITARKKLNKKNYQKLIYKAPGTDLEIALPKGHIWKGGSAISEKGITFNPNMPTEEVFTLPHKYGVNGTVSSTKPLNYGGSLIDNFTLTFKDGKVVDFKAEQGEDTLKHLLDTDEGSRRLGEVALVPHESPVSQSGLIFYNTLFDENASCHIALGKAYPTNLEGGADMSEEELDQHGVNDSLNHVDFMIGSEKLDIDGVKEDGTTDAVFRHGTWAFDMK
- a CDS encoding winged helix-turn-helix transcriptional regulator, which gives rise to MEELCPRFEKAMQLMNKRWVGLILFELLKGTKRFSEMESDLPISGRLLSDRLKMLEKEGIVKRNIYSEFPVRIEYCLSEKGKALEPVIKAIQCWAEEWITMDEVAEKNS
- a CDS encoding TcaA second domain-containing protein, with translation MNKRWFISGGGIIAIIAVLVIIYAGMANQHKPEKTVKAFNEAVEKNDTNTLKKLVEPDKQEAVINKTSLSAFVAYLKENNESFQVIKDELKKQIEDKDFTSSKEQVSLFEDGKTMGIFPNYKLKIRTVNLKAKGQDDSDKLSLAIKGEKRPLNKVDKKKEIFGPIFPGEYKVKATVKNALGTFDKEEKKDVWGDADVSFLIDDEKLARGNKKVEKDIINATNNFNEDMSVYVTSGFNPDKFTNSTNDFKKKLIGLDDDFKAIKGHVKNMESQFLESIINMDDLDLSLFEGDWTAEVSVLVSYNEKVKMEKEKDFIDVSYKNLRHFTLKYDKHKGKWMVDDLISEKADGTETEDWENKKTIKIDNPPVHKWSNKKDSFI